A genomic window from Halogeometricum borinquense DSM 11551 includes:
- a CDS encoding NCS2 family permease, whose protein sequence is MGLTETLDDYFDVQEHGSSVGTEIVAGVTTFLTMSYIVVVNPSILTDQPFIEGVDGIAIAGFSPAEVQSMLAVVTIVAAAVATFVMAIYANRPFGQAPGLGLNAFFAFTVVGALGVPWQTALAAVVAEGILFILLTAVGAREYVIRLFPEPVKFAVGTGIGLFLTIIGLQAMGLVVNDSATLITLGPVASDPVAILSVVGLFFTFALYARGIPGSIIIGILGTAFLGWVLTVAGIVTPDAGLVADASSMTLSLPVLGTFDVLVPAAGASATYNVTPLVGAFVGGLGNVEAFSFALIVFTFFFVDFFDTAGTLVGVSQIAGFLDDDGNLPDIDKPLMADAIGTTVGGMIGTSTVTTYVESASGVEEGGRTGLTALTVSVLFLVSLAFVPVAAAIPQYASHIALVVIGVVMLGNVIDIDWSDVTNTIPAGMTILVMPFTYSIAYGIAAGIVSYPLVKTAGGEFDDVRPGHWALALAFVVYFFVRTSGIIQAQV, encoded by the coding sequence ATGGGGCTCACTGAGACGCTAGACGACTACTTCGATGTGCAAGAACACGGGTCGTCCGTGGGGACCGAAATCGTTGCGGGGGTGACGACGTTCCTGACGATGTCCTACATCGTCGTCGTGAACCCGTCTATCCTGACAGACCAACCGTTCATCGAGGGCGTCGATGGTATCGCTATCGCCGGATTTTCTCCCGCCGAAGTGCAGTCAATGCTCGCCGTCGTCACCATCGTCGCGGCCGCCGTCGCCACGTTCGTGATGGCTATCTACGCGAACCGGCCGTTCGGTCAAGCGCCCGGTCTCGGTTTGAACGCGTTCTTCGCGTTCACCGTCGTCGGCGCACTCGGTGTCCCATGGCAGACGGCGCTCGCGGCCGTCGTCGCCGAAGGTATTCTGTTCATCCTGCTTACTGCTGTGGGTGCGCGTGAGTACGTCATTCGACTGTTCCCCGAACCGGTGAAGTTCGCCGTCGGAACGGGTATCGGCCTCTTCTTGACGATTATCGGCCTCCAGGCGATGGGTCTCGTCGTGAACGACTCGGCGACGCTCATTACGCTCGGGCCTGTCGCCTCTGACCCCGTTGCTATCCTCTCGGTGGTCGGACTGTTCTTCACGTTCGCGCTCTACGCTCGCGGGATTCCTGGTTCTATCATCATCGGCATCCTCGGCACAGCGTTCCTCGGATGGGTTCTGACTGTCGCCGGTATCGTCACACCGGACGCGGGTCTGGTTGCCGATGCCTCCTCGATGACGCTTTCATTGCCCGTTCTCGGGACGTTTGACGTGCTTGTTCCCGCGGCGGGTGCAAGTGCCACGTACAACGTCACACCGCTCGTCGGCGCGTTCGTCGGCGGTCTCGGGAACGTCGAGGCGTTCTCGTTCGCCCTCATCGTCTTCACGTTCTTCTTCGTGGACTTCTTCGACACTGCTGGAACGCTCGTTGGCGTCTCACAGATTGCCGGCTTCCTCGACGACGACGGGAATCTCCCTGACATCGACAAGCCGCTCATGGCCGACGCCATCGGGACGACGGTCGGTGGGATGATTGGTACGTCTACGGTGACGACGTACGTTGAATCTGCTTCGGGCGTCGAAGAGGGTGGACGGACGGGACTGACGGCGCTGACCGTCTCCGTTCTGTTCCTCGTCTCCCTCGCATTCGTTCCCGTCGCGGCCGCGATTCCGCAGTACGCTTCCCACATCGCCTTGGTCGTCATCGGCGTCGTGATGCTCGGGAACGTCATCGACATCGACTGGAGCGACGTGACGAACACCATCCCGGCTGGGATGACGATTCTCGTGATGCCCTTTACCTACTCCATCGCGTACGGTATCGCCGCTGGCATCGTCTCCTACCCACTCGTGAAAACGGCAGGCGGCGAATTCGACGATGTGCGACCCGGTCACTGGGCACTCGCTCTCGCCTTCGTCGTCTACTTCTTCGTCCGCACTAGCGGTATCATCCAAGCACAGGTCTGA
- a CDS encoding aryl-sulfate sulfotransferase — protein sequence MRVVAFALVIALLTPSVVSAITYDPADETSLTRGTVTSPANGTTIVSVQGYTFQGNTNRKKPARLIAAGERGQTKWVHNDEVNNGAWFFDVDPMPNGNLLVSSPRSGETVVYELNPETQERVWEKTFDIEDTHDVDVLSEDELVIANMREWNDSAGVSDDRIFVYNRTSGEVTWEWYFKNHFPADTDGGYNDDWSHVNDVDPVGDDKLALSPRNFDQVVVVDMETKNITHRLGSDDNYDVLNEQHNPDWMVSENGTPTLLVADSGNNRIVEYAYENRSETSHTDGEWVRTWTVGTGSLKWPRDADRLPNGNTLIVDTLNHRVIEVTPTGEVVWEYYATWGPYDAERIVHGDESANGPTIRDMNQSGTYDITGSANLTAGTGDEIGFAERMRATFSGTFLEEPMDDFATRWEHVTPWLRPVWMSGWDFVWAITAILLSLVWGGAELIAGRHRIGAAVQHIRQR from the coding sequence ATGCGAGTTGTCGCGTTCGCCCTCGTTATCGCGCTTCTGACACCCTCTGTTGTGTCGGCAATCACGTACGACCCGGCCGACGAAACGTCGCTCACCCGAGGGACGGTCACGAGTCCGGCGAACGGGACCACGATAGTCAGCGTCCAAGGTTACACCTTCCAAGGCAACACGAATCGGAAGAAGCCGGCACGCCTCATCGCCGCCGGTGAACGCGGACAGACGAAGTGGGTTCACAACGACGAGGTGAACAACGGTGCGTGGTTCTTCGACGTGGATCCGATGCCGAACGGTAATCTCCTCGTCTCTTCGCCGCGAAGCGGTGAGACGGTCGTCTACGAACTGAACCCCGAGACCCAAGAGCGCGTGTGGGAGAAGACGTTCGACATCGAGGATACCCACGACGTGGACGTGTTGAGCGAAGACGAACTCGTCATCGCCAACATGCGCGAATGGAACGACTCCGCGGGCGTCAGCGATGACCGAATCTTCGTCTACAACCGAACGTCCGGAGAGGTGACGTGGGAGTGGTACTTCAAGAACCACTTCCCAGCAGACACTGACGGCGGGTACAACGACGACTGGTCACACGTCAACGACGTAGACCCTGTCGGCGACGACAAGTTGGCTCTCTCGCCGCGGAACTTCGACCAAGTCGTCGTCGTGGACATGGAGACGAAAAACATCACGCACCGCTTAGGGAGCGACGATAACTACGACGTGCTAAACGAACAGCACAACCCCGACTGGATGGTGAGCGAGAACGGGACGCCGACGCTTCTCGTCGCCGACAGCGGGAACAACCGTATCGTCGAATACGCGTACGAGAACAGGTCGGAAACGTCTCACACAGACGGCGAGTGGGTCCGCACGTGGACCGTCGGGACTGGCTCGCTCAAGTGGCCCCGCGATGCCGACCGTCTACCGAACGGAAATACGCTCATTGTGGACACGCTCAACCACCGTGTCATCGAGGTGACGCCGACTGGCGAAGTCGTCTGGGAGTACTACGCGACGTGGGGGCCGTACGACGCGGAACGTATCGTCCACGGCGACGAGTCAGCGAACGGGCCGACGATCCGCGATATGAACCAGAGCGGTACGTACGACATCACCGGCAGTGCGAACCTTACCGCCGGAACCGGTGACGAAATCGGGTTCGCCGAACGGATGCGTGCGACGTTCTCGGGCACATTCCTCGAAGAGCCGATGGACGACTTCGCAACCCGCTGGGAACACGTCACGCCGTGGCTCCGCCCGGTCTGGATGTCCGGATGGGATTTCGTCTGGGCGATTACAGCGATCCTTCTCAGTCTCGTCTGGGGCGGTGCGGAACTGATCGCTGGACGCCATCGCATCGGCGCAGCCGTACAGCACATCCGCCAGCGCTGA
- a CDS encoding glutathione S-transferase N-terminal domain-containing protein: MANLTLYELDGCPYCAKVTDKLAELGLEYDSIMVPRSHSERTEVKEVSGQTGVPVLVDEEHDVEGMPESDDIVAYLEETYGN, translated from the coding sequence ATGGCGAATCTTACTCTGTACGAACTCGACGGCTGCCCCTATTGTGCGAAAGTGACGGATAAGCTCGCAGAACTTGGACTGGAATACGACTCGATTATGGTTCCGCGTTCCCACAGCGAACGGACCGAAGTGAAAGAAGTAAGCGGTCAGACCGGCGTGCCTGTCCTCGTGGACGAAGAACACGACGTCGAAGGGATGCCAGAAAGCGACGACATCGTGGCATATCTCGAAGAGACGTACGGTAACTGA
- a CDS encoding phosphoribosyltransferase family protein: protein MNRAEKAALQLQAVAVLRMLKETRTYDELAELTGLPAGDLNRYVNGHVLPGIERAREVVQGVGRDALATELESRVEFDDEGYVDNSGVVFDQSFLDLVAPVAANTLGFERPDVVLTAATDGITLGAAMASYFDARVAYAKKSKETAVEEFIESRQRLASGIELTYYLPTRALSSGENVLIVDDLIRSGETQELLLDIALQSDADVTGVFALISVGTEGIDRAREITDAPVGALTTFDDE from the coding sequence ATGAACAGAGCGGAGAAAGCGGCCCTCCAACTTCAGGCCGTCGCCGTCCTCCGGATGCTCAAGGAGACTCGGACATACGACGAACTCGCCGAACTCACCGGCCTCCCGGCGGGTGACCTCAATCGGTACGTCAACGGGCACGTCCTTCCGGGCATCGAACGCGCCCGCGAGGTCGTTCAGGGCGTCGGACGGGACGCGCTGGCGACAGAGTTGGAGAGTCGCGTCGAGTTCGACGACGAGGGATACGTGGACAACTCGGGCGTCGTTTTCGATCAGTCGTTTTTGGACCTTGTCGCGCCCGTCGCGGCAAACACGCTCGGCTTCGAACGGCCGGATGTGGTCCTTACGGCGGCCACCGACGGCATCACACTGGGTGCCGCGATGGCGAGTTACTTCGACGCGCGCGTCGCCTACGCCAAGAAATCCAAAGAGACGGCGGTCGAGGAGTTCATTGAATCTCGACAGCGTCTCGCCTCCGGTATCGAATTGACGTACTACCTCCCCACCCGCGCCCTCTCTTCGGGCGAGAACGTCCTCATCGTGGACGACCTCATTCGGTCGGGCGAAACACAGGAACTGCTTCTCGATATCGCACTCCAATCGGATGCTGACGTTACGGGTGTGTTCGCCCTCATCTCCGTCGGTACCGAGGGAATCGACCGTGCACGGGAGATTACCGACGCGCCCGTTGGCGCACTCACTACGTTCGACGACGAATAG
- a CDS encoding transcriptional regulator: MSRSALVGNITAMLEDAGFVVSDRCAIRPKSFDLAARRGEDLTLLKVLGNIDAFDAATGAAMRRLGDYLSATPLVVGLRTRDEDLKPGVVYFRHGVPVMNPDTAMDLFLEGVPPLIYAAPGGLYVNIDGDLLADEREKRGWSLGRLATELGVSRRTVSKYEDGMNASIEVAIHLEELFDQPFSSPVSVLDGAEEVRDAEPTPEDPDADPDDEHVLHILTRAGFTVHPTARAPFKAVSEDEDKRSDQIPMLTGHSTFNRSAKKRARIMSSLGQVTQTRSVYFTKEQSKRDSVEGTALVSCDELAAIDDPDEIRDLIRERADEPTEA; encoded by the coding sequence ATGTCTCGGTCAGCTCTGGTTGGAAATATCACAGCGATGCTGGAAGACGCCGGGTTCGTCGTCAGCGACCGCTGTGCCATCCGGCCCAAGAGCTTCGACCTCGCCGCCCGACGTGGCGAGGACCTGACCCTTCTGAAGGTACTCGGTAATATCGACGCGTTCGACGCGGCGACGGGCGCAGCGATGCGACGCCTCGGCGACTACCTCTCGGCAACGCCGCTCGTGGTTGGATTGCGGACCCGCGACGAAGATCTGAAGCCCGGTGTGGTGTACTTCCGGCACGGCGTCCCGGTGATGAATCCAGACACCGCGATGGACCTGTTCCTCGAGGGTGTCCCGCCGCTCATCTACGCCGCCCCGGGTGGTCTGTACGTCAACATCGACGGCGACCTCCTTGCTGACGAGCGGGAGAAGCGCGGATGGAGCCTCGGCCGACTGGCGACCGAACTCGGCGTCTCCAGACGGACTGTCTCGAAGTACGAGGACGGCATGAACGCGAGCATCGAGGTGGCGATTCACCTCGAAGAGCTGTTCGATCAGCCATTTTCGAGTCCGGTCTCGGTCCTCGACGGGGCCGAAGAAGTCCGCGACGCCGAACCGACACCCGAGGATCCCGACGCCGACCCCGACGACGAACACGTCCTCCACATCCTCACCCGTGCGGGGTTCACCGTCCACCCGACCGCTCGCGCACCGTTCAAGGCCGTCAGCGAAGACGAGGACAAGCGCTCGGATCAGATACCGATGCTGACGGGCCATTCGACGTTCAACCGAAGTGCGAAAAAGCGCGCCCGAATCATGTCGTCGCTCGGTCAGGTGACCCAAACCCGTTCAGTCTACTTCACCAAAGAGCAGTCGAAACGCGACTCAGTCGAGGGGACGGCACTCGTCAGCTGTGATGAACTCGCCGCTATCGACGACCCCGATGAAATTCGTGATCTCATCCGCGAACGCGCGGATGAACCGACTGAAGCCTAA
- the pyrE gene encoding orotate phosphoribosyltransferase, with the protein MANDELIEALRAADAVQFGEFELSHGGTSNYYVDKYLFETNPDCLRLIAEAFAAELDGVEKLAGVALGAVPLVAVTAAETDTPYVIARKKAKEYGTAKRIEGRLEEGEEVVVLEDIATTGNSALDAVEALREAGAVVNRVLVVVDRQEGAAERLAEADVELDSLVTAEDLLADADESA; encoded by the coding sequence ATGGCGAACGACGAACTCATCGAGGCCCTGCGCGCCGCGGACGCCGTCCAGTTCGGCGAGTTCGAGTTGTCCCACGGCGGCACCTCGAACTACTACGTGGACAAGTACCTGTTCGAGACGAACCCCGACTGTCTGCGCCTGATCGCCGAGGCGTTCGCCGCTGAACTCGACGGCGTGGAAAAACTCGCTGGCGTCGCACTCGGTGCCGTCCCCCTCGTCGCGGTGACGGCCGCCGAAACGGACACGCCCTACGTCATCGCACGCAAGAAGGCCAAAGAGTACGGTACGGCAAAGCGCATCGAAGGGCGCTTGGAGGAAGGCGAGGAAGTCGTCGTTCTCGAAGACATCGCCACCACCGGAAACAGCGCGCTCGACGCCGTCGAAGCGCTCCGTGAAGCGGGCGCCGTCGTGAATCGCGTCCTCGTCGTCGTTGATCGACAGGAGGGTGCCGCAGAGCGCCTCGCCGAAGCGGACGTGGAACTCGATTCCCTCGTCACTGCCGAGGACCTGCTCGCGGACGCCGACGAGTCGGCGTAA
- a CDS encoding proline dehydrogenase family protein, which yields MIPPIASRFVAGETSAAALDHTRKVNKDGVKVILNLLGEHYHERAPADADAAAYLELIEDVGDSELDACVSVKPSQIGIDVGDEVFRENYLRIAEKGAEHDVFVWCDMEDADTTDVTLDVFEEAAREYDGGVGQCVQANLKRTGDDLERLADVPGKIRLVKGAYDEDPEISYKQKSKVNEKYEEYLEFLFEEYVGRVAVGSHDPKMISAAEELANEYDRDYEVQMLMGVRDDTQRELSAEGTEVWQYAPYGDKWFSYFYRRARERKENALFALRAIVGI from the coding sequence ATGATTCCTCCAATCGCCAGTCGGTTCGTGGCGGGAGAGACGTCTGCAGCGGCGTTAGATCACACACGAAAAGTGAACAAAGACGGCGTGAAGGTTATTCTGAACCTTCTCGGCGAACACTACCACGAGCGGGCGCCAGCGGACGCTGATGCCGCGGCCTACCTCGAACTGATCGAGGATGTCGGTGATTCCGAACTCGACGCCTGCGTCTCGGTCAAGCCGTCGCAAATCGGTATCGACGTCGGTGACGAGGTGTTCCGCGAGAACTATCTCCGAATCGCCGAGAAGGGCGCAGAACACGACGTGTTCGTCTGGTGCGACATGGAAGATGCCGATACCACAGACGTGACCCTCGACGTGTTCGAGGAGGCGGCCCGCGAATACGATGGCGGCGTCGGCCAGTGTGTGCAGGCGAACCTGAAGCGCACGGGCGACGACTTAGAGCGCCTCGCTGACGTACCGGGGAAGATTCGACTCGTGAAGGGCGCATACGACGAGGATCCCGAAATCTCCTACAAGCAGAAATCGAAGGTGAACGAGAAGTACGAGGAGTATCTGGAGTTCCTCTTCGAGGAGTACGTCGGCCGCGTCGCTGTCGGCAGCCACGACCCCAAGATGATTTCGGCTGCCGAAGAACTTGCCAACGAGTACGACCGAGACTACGAAGTGCAGATGTTGATGGGCGTCCGCGATGACACACAGCGCGAACTGTCCGCCGAAGGAACGGAAGTGTGGCAGTACGCGCCGTACGGTGACAAGTGGTTCTCTTACTTCTACCGTCGCGCCCGAGAGCGCAAGGAAAACGCGCTGTTCGCGCTCCGAGCCATCGTCGGCATCTGA
- a CDS encoding CDP-2,3-bis-(O-geranylgeranyl)-sn-glycerol synthase, producing MVIELVVGAFWAMLPAYVPNNAAVLAGGGAPIDGGRTWGSSRVLGDGKTWRGTLVGTLVGFALAFVCNAVAGSVEAALGIGLPRFSVLGAFGLAFGAMLGDIGASFLKRRTGRERGAAFPGLDQLDFVVGALALAALLDFAWFRGTFTLPVLGVVLVLTPILHVGTNIAAYYLGLKNEPW from the coding sequence ATGGTCATTGAACTCGTCGTCGGCGCGTTCTGGGCGATGCTCCCGGCGTACGTGCCGAACAACGCTGCCGTTCTCGCGGGCGGGGGTGCCCCGATAGACGGTGGGCGAACGTGGGGTAGTAGTCGGGTCCTCGGTGATGGGAAGACGTGGCGCGGGACGCTCGTCGGCACGCTCGTTGGATTCGCTCTCGCGTTCGTCTGTAACGCCGTTGCAGGCTCCGTTGAGGCCGCTCTCGGCATCGGCCTTCCGCGATTCTCGGTTCTCGGCGCGTTCGGCCTCGCGTTCGGCGCGATGCTCGGAGATATCGGTGCGTCGTTCCTCAAACGCCGGACGGGCCGCGAACGCGGCGCGGCGTTCCCCGGACTCGACCAACTCGACTTCGTGGTCGGCGCGCTCGCTCTCGCTGCTCTCCTCGATTTCGCGTGGTTTAGAGGGACGTTCACGCTTCCCGTTCTCGGCGTCGTTCTCGTTCTCACGCCGATTCTCCACGTCGGGACGAACATCGCCGCGTACTATCTCGGACTGAAGAACGAGCCCTGGTAA